Proteins co-encoded in one Pseudophryne corroboree isolate aPseCor3 chromosome 1, aPseCor3.hap2, whole genome shotgun sequence genomic window:
- the PPP1R3B gene encoding protein phosphatase 1 regulatory subunit 3B, with product MPRIASQMNSTSVLNFFPHKPTMALDIAMKFYLHSQALKRDHLECRIASKTNKPLRPCIQPNDKTLLTEINHKKNKVKKRVSFADSQGLALTMVKVFSELDDPLEIPFNITELIDNIVNLTTLEKVHLVLDFVQPAADYLDFRNRLQADGVCLENCMLKERSLVGTVKVKNLSFQKSVKIRMTCNSWQTFTDYECQYVKDTYAGSDRDTFSFDIILPDDIQFQERIEFAVSFECDGKTYWDSNKGQNYRIIRSDFRSHHCKPDYSLSLDQFGSPRCSFGIFPEWSSYSGFEKQGPYY from the coding sequence TGTTCTGAATTTTTTCCCACATAAGCCAACGATGGCACTGGACATAGCCATGAAGTTTTACCTGCATTCACAAGCCCTGAAACGAGATCACTTGGAGTGCAGGATTGCTTCGAAGACCAACAAGCCGCTGAGACCATGCATCCAGCCAAATGACAAAACCTTGCTAACTGAGATTAACCACAAAAAGAATAAAGTGAAAAAACGAGTTTCCTTTGCAGATAGTCAAGGTCTAGCTCTTACTATGGTAAAAGTGTTTTCAGAACTGGATGACCCCCTTGAAATTCCATTCAACATTACGGAGTTGATAGACAACATAGTTAACCTTACTACGTTAGAGAAAGTACATCTGGTTTTGGACTTTGTCCAACCTGCTGCAGATTATTTGGATTTCAGGAACCGCTTACAGGCAGACGGGGTCTGTCTTGAAAATTGTATGCTCAAAGAGCGGTCTCTAGTTGGCACTGTAAAGGTCAAGAATCTGTCCTTCCAGAAAAGTGTGAAGATAAGAATGACTTGCAATTCCTGGCAAACTTTTACGGACTATGAATGCCAGTATGTGAAAGACACTTATGCTGGGTCTGATAGGGACACTTTCTCTTTTGACATTATTCTACCAGATGACATTCAGTTCCAAGAGAGGATAGAATTTGCTGTTTCTTTTGAATGTGACGGGAAAACCTACTGGGACAGTAATAAAGGACAAAACTATAGAATAATTCGGTCTGATTTTCGGAGCCATCACTGCAAACCTGACTATAGCCTTTCTCTTGACCAGTTTGGGAGTCCCAGGTGCTCCTTTGGTATATTTCCAGAGTGGTCCAGCTACTCAGGGTTTGAAAAACAGGGACCATACTACTAA